From Camelus dromedarius isolate mCamDro1 chromosome 2, mCamDro1.pat, whole genome shotgun sequence, one genomic window encodes:
- the ABCC5 gene encoding ATP-binding cassette sub-family C member 5 isoform X3 yields the protein MKDIDIGKEYIIPSPGYRNVRERTSNSGQPRDREDSKYKRTQLLDCQDALETAARAEGLSLDASMHSQLRILDEEHPKGKYHHSLSALKPIRTTSKHQHPVDNAGLFSCMTFSWLSPLARIAHRKGELSMEDVWSLSKYESSEVNCRRLERLWQEELNEVGPDAASLRRVVWTFCRTRVILSIVCLMITQLAGFSGPNFQDGCILRSE from the exons ATGAAGGACATTGACATAGGGAAAGAGTATATCATCCCCAGCCCTGGTTATAGAAACGTGCGGGAGAGAACCAGCAATTCGGGGCAGCCCAGAGACCGTGAGGACTCCAAGTACAAGAGGACTCAGCTG CTGGATTGCCAAGATGCCTTGGAAACAGCAGCCCGAGCTGAGGGCCTTTCCCTGGATGCCTCCATGCATTCTCAGCTCAGAATCCTGGATGAAGAACATCCCAAGGGAAAGTACCATCACAGCTTAAGTGCTCTGAAGCCCATCCGGACCACTTCCAA ACACCAGCACCCAGTGGACAACGCTGGGCTCTTCTCCTGTATGactttttcttggctttctcctCTGGCTCGCATAGCCCACAGGAAGGGGGAGCTCTCAATGGAGGATGTGTGGTCTTTGTCCAAGTACGAGTCTTCGGAGGTGAACTGCAGAAG ACTAGAGAGATTGTGGCAAGAAGAGCTAAATGAAGTTGGGCCAGACGCTGCTTCCCTCCGGAGGGTTGTGTGGACCTTCTGCCGCACCAGGGTCATCCTCTCCATCGTGTGCCTGATGATCACGCAGCTGGCTGGCTTCAGTGGACCA AATTTTCAGGATGGCTGTATTCTGCGGTCAGAATGA